A window of Rufibacter sp. LB8 contains these coding sequences:
- a CDS encoding Crp/Fnr family transcriptional regulator, whose amino-acid sequence MLAELLQKVPYFSPDDIAAFVPLWHKQISLNRGDFLVQQGQVEQHLYFVLSGALWLYYPTEQEDICVGFSYPNTLVTAFPSLVTQTPSTYCIQALRKAELLAISKADFEMIQEQRPVFGRFWRQELEKALMGKMEREIDLQLLSPEQRLQRLLQRSPHIFQLVPRKYIASYLRMTPETLSRIL is encoded by the coding sequence ATGCTGGCCGAACTCCTGCAAAAAGTCCCGTATTTCTCCCCAGACGACATTGCTGCGTTTGTGCCGCTCTGGCATAAGCAGATTTCTCTGAACCGCGGCGATTTTCTGGTGCAGCAGGGGCAGGTGGAGCAGCATCTCTATTTTGTGCTGAGCGGCGCGCTGTGGCTGTATTACCCCACTGAGCAGGAAGACATTTGCGTGGGCTTTTCGTACCCAAACACCTTGGTTACGGCCTTCCCGTCATTGGTGACCCAGACGCCGTCTACGTACTGCATTCAGGCGCTGCGCAAGGCGGAGTTGCTGGCCATTTCTAAGGCAGATTTCGAGATGATTCAGGAACAACGTCCGGTCTTTGGGCGGTTCTGGCGGCAGGAACTGGAGAAGGCTTTGATGGGCAAGATGGAGCGCGAGATTGATTTGCAGTTGCTGAGCCCCGAACAGCGGTTGCAGCGGTTGTTGCAACGCAGCCCGCATATTTTTCAGCTGGTGCCCCGCAAGTACATCGCCTCTTACCTGCGCATGACCCCCGAGACGCTGAGCCGCATTCTGTAA
- the sdaAA gene encoding L-serine ammonia-lyase, iron-sulfur-dependent, subunit alpha, with amino-acid sequence MALLFNDFLSWSQHCQETGKLLYQPVLDYEVEQKGRTEEQIWDGLARAYDVMRDAVKTGLTEDMTSRSGMVNNGAKKVAAAPVTVLSPDFQMLISRALGAKEVNSCMGRVVAAPTAGASGILPGILTTIQDLHKLDDRKIHEGLLVAAGIALIIEQNASLAGAVGGCQAETGSAAAMGAGAIVYCLGGPVDQVFSAVAITIQCMLGLICDPVAGLVEVPCIVRNASAAAIAFSSAQIAIAGVNPVIPVDQCVMALGEVGQSMETRYKETALGGLANTPRGREIENLVLVQDVEILPDEDAV; translated from the coding sequence ATGGCCTTACTTTTCAATGATTTCTTGAGTTGGAGCCAACACTGCCAGGAAACCGGCAAGCTGCTTTACCAACCTGTGCTGGACTATGAAGTAGAACAGAAAGGCCGTACCGAAGAGCAGATCTGGGACGGCCTGGCCCGCGCCTATGACGTCATGCGCGACGCCGTTAAAACCGGCCTGACTGAGGACATGACCTCGCGTTCCGGCATGGTGAACAACGGCGCCAAAAAAGTAGCCGCCGCACCGGTCACCGTTCTGTCCCCAGATTTCCAGATGTTAATCAGCCGCGCGCTGGGCGCGAAGGAGGTGAATTCCTGCATGGGCCGCGTGGTGGCCGCGCCCACCGCCGGGGCCTCGGGTATTCTGCCCGGCATTCTCACCACCATCCAAGATTTGCACAAACTAGACGACCGTAAAATTCACGAAGGCCTGCTGGTAGCCGCCGGTATTGCCTTGATTATTGAGCAGAACGCATCATTGGCTGGTGCCGTAGGCGGTTGTCAGGCCGAAACCGGCAGCGCCGCCGCCATGGGCGCCGGGGCCATCGTCTACTGCCTGGGCGGACCTGTGGACCAGGTGTTTTCGGCGGTAGCCATTACCATTCAATGCATGTTGGGCTTGATTTGTGACCCCGTAGCCGGTCTGGTGGAAGTGCCCTGCATTGTGCGCAACGCCAGCGCCGCCGCCATTGCCTTTTCCAGCGCGCAGATTGCCATTGCCGGCGTGAACCCCGTAATCCCCGTGGACCAATGCGTGATGGCTCTGGGCGAAGTTGGCCAGAGCATGGAAACTAGGTACAAAGAAACCGCCCTTGGTGGCCTGGCCAACACCCCCAGAGGCCGCGAGATAGAGAACCTGGTGCTGGTGCAAGACGTGGAGATTCTCCCGGATGAAGATGCCGTGTAA
- a CDS encoding cation:proton antiporter, which produces MTLDAYSFLIILSSLIVLSYLFDLVAKKSKIPSVILLLTTGILLQVTATAFNVTLPPLRNLLELFGIIGLILIVLEGSLDLELKREKLPLIRKTLLTATATLLITAALIAWFIYFWLEVPFQMAIINAIPLAVISSAIAIPSVTNLSPEKREFIVYEATFSDIIGIVAFNFAVQNESVGVGSFVTLAVDLVSIFAISVVCCLLLLFFVDKIKSHIKFFLIIALLILLYAIGKKLHLSSLLMVLCFGLMLNNAALFIKDRLGKYISLHSLKAEIVQLKQINGESAFVIRTFFFLLFGFSINLQDLLVLDVWVLGFTIFSIILVVRYVYLQHVARVPLIPELFIAPRGLITILLFYSIPAQYQIVAMNESVLFFVVLLSALLMMIGLLLTKNDVETIPNY; this is translated from the coding sequence ATGACGCTAGACGCATACAGTTTCCTGATTATCCTGAGTAGCCTGATTGTTCTTTCTTATCTGTTTGACCTGGTGGCCAAGAAATCAAAGATTCCGTCTGTGATTCTGCTGTTGACCACGGGTATTCTGCTGCAGGTCACGGCCACCGCGTTCAATGTCACGCTGCCGCCGCTGCGCAACCTGCTGGAGCTGTTCGGTATCATTGGCCTGATCCTCATTGTACTGGAAGGCTCCCTGGACCTTGAGCTGAAACGCGAGAAATTACCCCTCATTAGAAAAACCTTGCTCACGGCCACGGCTACGCTGCTCATCACGGCGGCGCTCATTGCCTGGTTTATTTATTTCTGGCTGGAGGTGCCGTTCCAGATGGCTATTATCAACGCCATTCCGTTGGCTGTGATCAGCAGCGCCATTGCCATCCCCAGTGTGACTAACCTGAGCCCTGAGAAACGGGAGTTCATTGTCTACGAAGCTACGTTTTCAGACATTATTGGCATTGTGGCGTTCAACTTCGCGGTGCAGAATGAGTCTGTGGGCGTGGGTTCTTTTGTGACGCTGGCCGTGGATCTGGTGAGCATTTTTGCCATTTCAGTGGTGTGTTGCCTGCTGCTGCTTTTCTTTGTGGACAAGATCAAGAGCCACATCAAGTTCTTTCTCATTATTGCGCTGCTCATTTTGCTTTACGCCATCGGCAAGAAACTGCATTTGTCTTCCCTGCTCATGGTGCTTTGCTTTGGGCTCATGCTCAACAACGCGGCGCTGTTCATCAAAGACCGGTTGGGCAAATACATCAGTCTGCACTCTTTAAAGGCCGAAATTGTGCAGCTCAAGCAAATCAACGGCGAAAGCGCGTTTGTGATCAGGACCTTTTTCTTTCTGCTGTTCGGGTTTTCCATTAACCTGCAGGATCTGCTGGTGCTGGATGTCTGGGTCTTGGGCTTTACCATTTTCAGCATTATTCTGGTGGTGCGCTACGTGTATCTGCAGCACGTGGCCCGGGTACCGCTTATTCCGGAGCTGTTCATTGCGCCACGCGGCCTTATTACCATTCTGCTTTTCTACAGCATTCCGGCCCAGTACCAGATTGTGGCCATGAATGAAAGTGTGCTCTTTTTTGTGGTACTGCTCTCTGCGCTGCTCATGATGATTGGCCTGCTGCTCACTAAAAACGATGTGGAAACCATTCCCAACTACTAG
- a CDS encoding DUF4407 domain-containing protein translates to MKNFFWWCAGADDHILAQCPKSEHVKFGGIGATVLFTGVLAALSGGYALYTVFDSVAAAVAFGLLWGAVIFNLDRFIVSTIRKEGKFGREFLQILPRLLLALVLAIVISKPLELRIFQKEIDSVLVEKKAQLALEHQKLVNKQFTESDSVRKDIDRIKAEIASKSAQRDTLYAQMSAESDGTGGTKKIGRGPIFEEKKRQYDKVDAELKTLNEQNTLLIAERQKRIDTLTTQRDKTLAQGKARFDDYGGLMARMEALDKLPWLPSFFIMLLFICLETAPIFTKLISKRGPYDDLLRDVETTTELESLEKLEVRRREYDTRKAIDTAGQEARIEHYSQNRRETVKADADTDLELARTNSYARLKTGKEKIRRETESYMDSF, encoded by the coding sequence ATGAAGAATTTCTTTTGGTGGTGCGCCGGCGCCGATGACCATATTCTGGCCCAATGCCCCAAGTCTGAGCACGTCAAGTTCGGCGGCATTGGGGCAACCGTGCTGTTCACCGGCGTGCTGGCCGCGCTTTCTGGTGGCTACGCGCTGTACACGGTGTTTGACTCCGTGGCGGCGGCCGTGGCCTTCGGGTTGCTGTGGGGCGCCGTGATTTTCAACCTGGACCGCTTCATTGTCTCCACCATCAGAAAAGAAGGCAAGTTCGGTCGTGAGTTCCTCCAGATTTTGCCGCGCCTGTTGCTGGCCTTGGTGCTGGCCATTGTGATCTCCAAACCGCTGGAGCTGCGTATTTTCCAGAAAGAGATTGACAGCGTCCTGGTGGAGAAAAAAGCCCAACTGGCCCTGGAGCACCAAAAATTGGTGAACAAACAATTCACAGAGTCAGACTCGGTGCGGAAAGACATTGACCGCATAAAAGCCGAGATTGCCTCCAAATCTGCCCAGCGTGACACCCTGTACGCCCAAATGAGCGCCGAATCTGATGGTACCGGCGGCACTAAGAAAATCGGACGCGGTCCCATTTTTGAGGAGAAAAAGAGGCAGTATGATAAAGTTGACGCCGAGCTGAAGACCTTGAACGAGCAGAACACGCTCTTGATAGCCGAACGCCAGAAACGCATTGACACCCTCACCACGCAGCGCGACAAAACCTTGGCCCAAGGCAAAGCCCGCTTTGATGACTACGGCGGACTCATGGCCCGCATGGAGGCCTTGGATAAACTGCCGTGGCTGCCCAGCTTCTTCATCATGCTTTTGTTCATCTGCTTAGAAACCGCACCCATCTTCACCAAACTTATTTCCAAGCGTGGGCCTTATGATGATTTGCTGCGCGATGTAGAAACCACCACTGAACTGGAGAGCCTGGAGAAACTGGAAGTCCGCCGCCGTGAATATGACACCCGCAAAGCCATTGACACCGCCGGCCAGGAAGCCCGCATTGAGCATTACAGCCAAAACCGCCGCGAAACCGTGAAAGCAGATGCTGACACTGACCTGGAACTGGCCCGCACCAATTCCTACGCCCGCCTCAAAACCGGCAAAGAGAAAATCCGCCGCGAGACAGAAAGCTATATGGATTCGTTTTAA
- a CDS encoding glycerophosphodiester phosphodiesterase family protein, which translates to MTDNSFLVKKTLWWAFLPFFAFWLVACDGSDGMEKGLVLKNQKRKVAVVAHRGASGLAPENTLAAVRKALETSADFIEIDLHQTKDGEVVVIHDATVDRTTNGTGAIADLTLAEIKKLDAGISFDSSFAGERIPTLAQVLNLVKGKKKLLIELKKGKDDYYLGLEASTLQLISQYKANDWCVLQSFHDPILERIWAADFVIPTHKLIVGKIPFLPIFIDHELKFGGFDRYSKAAAINVHRSFASKAFIKALHSQGFKTFIWTEDKPANIKRLFELGADGVITNHPERITRQ; encoded by the coding sequence ATGACAGACAATTCTTTTTTGGTGAAAAAAACGCTTTGGTGGGCTTTTCTGCCTTTTTTTGCCTTCTGGCTGGTGGCCTGCGACGGATCTGATGGTATGGAGAAAGGACTGGTACTCAAAAACCAGAAGCGCAAGGTAGCCGTGGTGGCCCATCGCGGGGCCTCTGGCCTGGCGCCGGAGAACACGTTGGCCGCCGTGCGCAAAGCCCTGGAAACCTCGGCAGATTTTATTGAGATTGACCTGCACCAGACCAAAGACGGCGAAGTGGTGGTCATTCATGACGCCACCGTAGACCGCACCACCAACGGCACCGGTGCCATTGCAGACCTCACCTTAGCTGAAATCAAGAAACTGGACGCGGGCATTTCCTTTGACTCTTCCTTTGCGGGCGAGCGCATTCCTACCCTGGCGCAGGTTCTTAACCTGGTCAAGGGCAAGAAAAAACTCCTCATTGAGCTCAAAAAAGGCAAAGACGATTACTACCTGGGCCTGGAAGCCAGCACGCTGCAACTTATAAGCCAGTACAAGGCCAACGACTGGTGCGTGCTGCAGTCGTTCCATGATCCCATTCTGGAGCGCATTTGGGCGGCAGATTTTGTCATTCCCACGCACAAACTGATTGTAGGTAAAATTCCGTTCCTGCCCATCTTCATTGACCACGAACTCAAATTTGGAGGCTTTGACCGCTACTCCAAGGCAGCCGCCATCAACGTGCACAGGTCCTTCGCGTCTAAGGCATTCATCAAAGCGCTGCACAGTCAAGGCTTCAAAACTTTTATCTGGACCGAAGACAAACCCGCCAACATCAAACGCCTCTTTGAACTAGGCGCCGACGGCGTCATCACCAACCACCCAGAACGCATCACCCGCCAGTAA
- a CDS encoding Lrp/AsnC ligand binding domain-containing protein, producing MPQVSEIDNLDRRILSMLMQDATRAYTDIAKELQVSGGTVHVRMKKLEDLGVIKGSHLFINPNAVGYDICAFIGIYLEKGSVYQQAVAQMRQVAEIVEMHYTTGQYSMFAKIICRDTLHLREVLNEKIQIIEGVERTETFISLEESITRQVNIL from the coding sequence ATGCCGCAAGTTTCAGAAATTGATAATTTAGACAGACGAATCCTCTCCATGCTCATGCAAGACGCCACCCGGGCGTACACAGACATTGCCAAAGAATTGCAGGTGTCTGGGGGAACGGTACACGTACGCATGAAGAAGCTGGAAGACCTGGGCGTTATCAAAGGCTCGCACCTGTTTATCAACCCCAACGCGGTAGGCTATGACATTTGCGCCTTCATTGGCATTTACCTGGAGAAAGGCTCTGTGTACCAACAGGCGGTGGCCCAGATGCGCCAGGTGGCCGAAATTGTGGAAATGCACTACACCACCGGCCAATACAGCATGTTCGCCAAGATTATCTGCCGTGACACTCTGCACCTGCGCGAGGTCTTGAACGAGAAAATACAGATCATTGAAGGCGTGGAGCGCACAGAGACGTTTATCTCTTTGGAAGAAAGCATTACCCGCCAGGTAAATATTCTGTAA
- the serA gene encoding phosphoglycerate dehydrogenase, whose protein sequence is MNTPKKHFIIDFDSTFTKVEALDALCEICVPDPEQRQKVLLEIQRLTDLGMEGEIPLTESLEKRLALLNANQRHIGTLIDHLKGQISESFKHNRAFFEAFKDDIYIISNGFKEFIVPIVQELGVKPENVFANSFVMDQDGNITGFDRDNVLTQNQGKAKQIQSLGLEGEIYVIGDGYTDWEIKEAGIADKFYAFTENVSRDSVVKNADHVTPTLDEFLYLNKLPSSLSYPKNRIKVLVLEGIHEQAIKMFRQEGYQVEIIPGALEEDELCAQLHDVSILCIRSKTQLTAKAIAAAPRLMAVGAFCIGTNQIDLQACTERGIIVFNAPYSNTRSVVEMAIGEIIMLSRGIVEKSNRLHHGEWDKSAKGSNEIRGKKLGIVGYGNIGSQLSVLAEGLGMDVYFYDVVDKLALGNATVCNTLEELLALADIVTLHVDGRASNKDIIGAAEFELMKEGVIFLNLARGHVVDIEALAANIKSGKIRGCAVDVFPYEPKNNQEQFESLLRGLPNTLLSPHIGGSTEEAQENIAQYVPSKMIDYINSGGSYNSVNFPNLQLPALRNAHRLIHIHRNVPGILAKINNALADNNINILGQYLKTNETIGYVITDVDTQYNRSVIKELKHIPDTIKSRTLY, encoded by the coding sequence ATGAATACGCCAAAAAAGCATTTCATCATTGATTTTGACAGCACCTTCACCAAGGTAGAAGCCCTGGACGCCCTCTGCGAAATCTGCGTTCCGGACCCAGAGCAGCGGCAGAAAGTGCTTCTGGAGATTCAGCGCCTCACAGACCTGGGCATGGAAGGCGAAATTCCGCTCACCGAGTCGCTGGAGAAACGTCTGGCCCTGCTCAACGCCAACCAACGCCACATTGGTACGCTCATTGATCACCTTAAAGGGCAGATTTCTGAGTCGTTCAAGCACAATCGGGCCTTTTTTGAAGCCTTCAAAGACGATATCTACATCATTTCCAACGGGTTCAAAGAATTTATTGTGCCCATAGTGCAGGAGCTGGGCGTGAAACCAGAGAATGTCTTCGCCAACAGTTTTGTGATGGACCAAGATGGCAACATTACCGGGTTTGACCGCGACAACGTGCTCACCCAGAACCAGGGCAAGGCCAAGCAGATTCAGTCTCTGGGCCTGGAAGGCGAAATCTACGTGATTGGCGACGGCTACACCGACTGGGAAATAAAAGAGGCTGGCATAGCTGATAAATTCTACGCCTTCACCGAGAACGTGAGCCGCGACAGCGTGGTCAAAAATGCAGACCACGTAACTCCAACTTTAGACGAATTCCTGTACCTGAACAAACTGCCCAGCTCGCTTTCTTACCCCAAAAACCGCATTAAGGTTCTGGTGCTGGAAGGCATTCATGAACAGGCCATCAAAATGTTCCGGCAGGAAGGTTACCAGGTGGAGATTATTCCGGGTGCCCTGGAAGAAGACGAACTCTGCGCCCAACTGCATGACGTGTCCATCCTTTGTATCAGGTCTAAAACCCAACTGACCGCCAAAGCTATTGCCGCCGCACCCAGGTTAATGGCCGTGGGCGCGTTCTGCATTGGTACTAACCAGATTGACCTGCAGGCCTGCACGGAGCGCGGCATTATTGTGTTCAATGCGCCTTACAGCAACACCCGCAGCGTGGTAGAGATGGCCATTGGCGAAATAATCATGCTCAGCCGCGGCATTGTAGAGAAAAGCAACCGCCTGCACCACGGCGAGTGGGACAAATCTGCCAAAGGCTCCAACGAGATACGCGGCAAGAAACTGGGCATTGTAGGCTACGGCAATATCGGGTCGCAACTGTCTGTCTTGGCTGAGGGCCTGGGCATGGATGTCTATTTCTATGACGTGGTAGACAAACTGGCGCTGGGCAATGCCACTGTCTGCAACACTTTAGAAGAACTTCTGGCCTTGGCAGATATTGTCACGCTGCACGTAGATGGCAGGGCGTCAAACAAAGATATCATCGGCGCCGCCGAATTTGAACTGATGAAAGAAGGCGTGATTTTCCTGAACCTGGCCCGCGGCCACGTGGTGGACATTGAAGCGCTGGCCGCCAACATCAAAAGCGGCAAGATACGCGGCTGCGCGGTAGATGTGTTCCCGTATGAACCCAAGAACAACCAGGAGCAATTTGAGTCTTTGTTGCGCGGTTTGCCCAACACGTTGCTCAGCCCGCACATAGGCGGCAGCACCGAGGAAGCCCAGGAAAACATTGCCCAATACGTGCCGTCTAAAATGATTGACTACATCAATTCCGGTGGCTCTTACAACAGCGTGAACTTCCCGAACCTGCAGTTGCCGGCCCTGCGCAACGCGCACCGCCTGATTCACATTCACCGCAACGTGCCGGGTATTCTGGCCAAGATCAACAATGCGCTGGCAGACAACAACATCAACATCCTGGGCCAGTACCTGAAAACCAACGAAACCATCGGCTACGTGATCACCGACGTGGACACGCAATACAACCGGTCTGTTATCAAGGAACTCAAGCACATTCCAGACACTATTAAGTCACGCACACTATATTAG
- a CDS encoding aminotransferase class V-fold PLP-dependent enzyme, translated as MIYFTPGPAQLYPTVEKHLQTALTQQVFSQSHRSQAFKDLYKEADTGLRELFQLPQDFAIYFTGSATEIWERSLQNLTATHSYHLVNGSFSQKYLDHANWLGRNAQQLKVPFGQGFDVNAIDIPQETELLALTQNETSSGVCMPVQDIHALRAKYPEPLLSVDMVSGAPFAALDFNQVDMAFFSVQKGFGLPAGLGVWLVNERCRNKAAALEGTQYTGGHYSIKSLHEQYQQFQTPCTPNVLGIYLLAQVVEDMLAKGIDTIRQETQEKAQALYGFLEESSLFAPFVQHAAHRSPTVIVADVLEKPAAEVISALKKQGLVVGSGYGAFKDKQIRIANFPAVSPAEVAQLIAALKQL; from the coding sequence ATGATTTACTTCACGCCCGGCCCGGCCCAATTGTACCCCACCGTAGAAAAGCATTTGCAGACCGCGTTAACCCAGCAGGTGTTCTCTCAGAGCCACCGGAGCCAGGCGTTCAAGGATCTGTACAAGGAAGCAGATACAGGCTTGCGCGAGCTGTTTCAGTTGCCCCAGGATTTTGCCATTTACTTCACCGGCTCGGCCACTGAGATTTGGGAACGAAGCCTGCAGAACCTCACCGCCACGCATTCTTACCATCTGGTGAACGGCTCCTTCTCCCAGAAATACCTAGACCACGCCAACTGGCTGGGAAGAAACGCGCAGCAACTGAAAGTACCGTTTGGGCAGGGGTTTGATGTAAACGCTATTGATATTCCCCAGGAAACGGAGTTGCTGGCCCTTACGCAGAACGAGACCAGTTCTGGCGTGTGCATGCCGGTGCAAGATATTCATGCCCTGCGGGCGAAGTACCCAGAGCCGCTGCTGTCCGTGGATATGGTTTCGGGCGCGCCGTTTGCGGCCCTAGATTTCAATCAGGTGGACATGGCGTTCTTCTCCGTGCAGAAAGGTTTTGGGTTACCGGCGGGGCTAGGCGTGTGGCTGGTCAACGAGCGTTGCCGGAACAAAGCGGCCGCGCTGGAGGGAACGCAATACACCGGTGGCCATTACAGCATCAAGTCTTTGCATGAGCAATACCAGCAGTTTCAGACACCGTGCACACCTAATGTGCTGGGCATTTACCTGCTGGCGCAAGTGGTGGAAGACATGCTAGCCAAGGGCATAGACACCATCAGGCAAGAAACGCAGGAGAAAGCGCAGGCGCTGTATGGTTTTCTGGAGGAGAGCAGTCTGTTTGCTCCCTTTGTGCAGCACGCGGCGCACCGCTCGCCCACGGTCATTGTGGCCGATGTTCTGGAGAAACCTGCCGCTGAGGTGATTTCGGCGTTAAAAAAACAGGGTCTGGTGGTGGGCTCTGGCTACGGGGCGTTCAAAGACAAGCAGATCAGGATCGCGAATTTCCCGGCGGTGTCTCCGGCCGAGGTAGCCCAACTGATTGCCGCGTTAAAGCAGTTGTAG